One Gordonia sp. SID5947 genomic region harbors:
- a CDS encoding molybdopterin-dependent oxidoreductase encodes MAIVNRDFVGRRDRDAGRLPPGQYRTFDFPVLSAEPTPAIPLDGWSLTMQSSDHRAHTWTWAQFQDLPHEEIVTDIHCVTRWSKFETRWRGVSFDTIMNNLPWPGDSHVMAHCHGGYTTNLAVADLVSGRGWIADSYDGEPLPAEHGGPARLLVPHLYFWKSAKWVRRLRFMSDDAPGFWESRGYHMHGDPWTEQRYS; translated from the coding sequence ATGGCGATCGTGAACCGGGACTTCGTGGGGCGTCGCGACCGAGATGCCGGCCGACTCCCACCGGGTCAGTACCGGACCTTCGACTTCCCGGTGTTGTCGGCCGAACCCACACCGGCGATCCCGCTGGATGGCTGGTCGTTGACCATGCAGTCGTCGGATCACCGGGCGCACACGTGGACCTGGGCGCAGTTCCAGGACCTGCCGCACGAGGAGATCGTCACCGACATCCATTGCGTGACCCGCTGGTCCAAGTTCGAGACACGCTGGCGTGGTGTCTCTTTCGACACCATCATGAACAATCTGCCCTGGCCGGGCGACAGTCATGTGATGGCGCACTGCCACGGTGGCTACACGACCAACCTGGCCGTGGCAGACCTCGTCTCGGGCCGGGGATGGATCGCCGATTCCTACGACGGTGAACCTCTGCCGGCCGAACACGGTGGCCCGGCGCGATTGTTGGTGCCGCATCTCTATTTCTGGAAGAGCGCCAAATGGGTGCGCCGACTTCGGTTCATGTCGGATGACGCCCCTGGGTTCTGGGAGAGCCGCGGCTACCACATGCACGGCGACCCCTGGACCGAGCAGCGGTACTCATGA
- a CDS encoding FAD-binding oxidoreductase, producing the protein MSEWQVTTVLSDVRHSTSARSLRLGLAEPFRGLPGQHVDIRLTAEDGYSTARTYSLSDVREARTIEVTVERAEDGEVSPYLVDVVEVGEPLEVTRAHGGWFTWDGQDPRPVQLIAGGSGLAPLMAMIRNREIAAPMVPFNLVYSLRSPDRLLFADELRQLARLRRMPVHLTYSREAPADDVRPVGRLTGDELSGLTIGPDRQPTVFICGPNGFVEQCAAAMVAARHEPGRIRTERFG; encoded by the coding sequence ATGAGTGAGTGGCAGGTGACCACGGTCCTTTCGGACGTCCGTCACAGCACGAGCGCACGATCGCTGCGTCTCGGTCTCGCCGAGCCGTTCCGGGGACTGCCGGGCCAGCATGTCGACATCCGCCTGACCGCGGAGGACGGCTACTCGACCGCGCGCACCTACTCGTTGTCCGATGTCCGGGAGGCCAGGACGATCGAGGTCACGGTCGAACGCGCGGAGGACGGTGAGGTGTCGCCCTACCTGGTCGACGTCGTCGAGGTGGGCGAGCCGCTCGAGGTGACGCGTGCGCACGGTGGCTGGTTCACCTGGGACGGGCAGGACCCACGGCCGGTGCAGCTGATCGCCGGCGGCTCCGGGCTCGCACCGTTGATGGCGATGATCCGCAATCGAGAGATCGCCGCGCCGATGGTGCCGTTCAATCTGGTGTACTCGCTGCGGTCGCCGGATCGGCTCCTGTTTGCCGATGAGCTCCGACAACTCGCGCGGCTGCGACGGATGCCGGTGCATCTGACCTACTCACGCGAGGCCCCCGCCGACGATGTGCGCCCGGTCGGCCGACTGACCGGGGACGAGCTTTCGGGATTGACCATCGGGCCCGACCGGCAACCAACCGTGTTCATCTGCGGGCCCAACGGTTTCGTCGAACAGTGCGCGGCGGCCATGGTCGCGGCCAGGCACGAACCCGGACGGATACGCACCGAACGCTTCGGGTGA
- a CDS encoding alpha/beta hydrolase, giving the protein METQQHAVRVGEHTFDVRIGGPEDGKWVLLLHGFPVNSSCFDTVVPRLHESGLRTIVFDQRGYSPGARPVGTDAYRLSELVGDALGVLDVLGVQYAMVVGHDWGGIVAWHLAAKHLDRFTSLVAASTGHPSAMRDALTSSDQREKSSYIKDFIADDAEEKLLARNGVLLRRAGVTADELKPLMEPGALTGPLNWYRANFTGNIAETLACPAVEIPTTMVWGDGDTALGREQAELSGRYAYSDYRFCELPGVDHWIPQNAAAALASEIALRSAMF; this is encoded by the coding sequence GTGGAGACGCAACAGCATGCGGTGAGGGTCGGGGAACACACATTCGACGTCCGGATCGGCGGACCCGAGGACGGCAAATGGGTGCTGCTCCTGCACGGATTCCCGGTCAACAGCTCGTGCTTCGACACCGTGGTCCCGCGACTGCACGAGAGCGGCCTGCGCACGATCGTCTTCGATCAGCGGGGCTACAGCCCCGGCGCGCGGCCAGTGGGAACCGACGCCTACCGACTGTCCGAACTCGTCGGTGACGCCCTCGGCGTCCTCGACGTGCTCGGCGTCCAGTATGCGATGGTGGTCGGACACGACTGGGGTGGCATCGTCGCGTGGCATCTCGCGGCCAAACACCTGGACCGTTTCACCAGCCTCGTCGCGGCGAGCACCGGACACCCGTCGGCGATGCGGGACGCGCTGACCTCGAGCGACCAGCGGGAGAAGTCCTCGTACATCAAGGATTTCATCGCCGACGACGCCGAGGAGAAGTTGTTGGCGCGCAACGGCGTGCTGTTGCGACGTGCCGGCGTCACCGCCGACGAGCTCAAGCCGTTGATGGAGCCGGGGGCACTGACCGGGCCGCTCAACTGGTACCGCGCCAATTTCACCGGCAACATCGCCGAGACCCTTGCCTGCCCGGCCGTCGAGATCCCCACGACGATGGTGTGGGGCGACGGCGACACCGCACTGGGACGCGAGCAGGCCGAGCTGAGCGGCCGCTATGCATACTCCGACTATCGGTTCTGCGAGTTGCCGGGCGTCGACCACTGGATCCCGCAGAACGCTGCTGCGGCGTTGGCGAGTGAGATCGCCCTGCGATCAGCGATGTTCTGA
- the map gene encoding type I methionyl aminopeptidase yields MTVRAALRPGTVSPTRPVPDSIERPEYAWKPTANEGNEPWVQSAETIEKMRLASKIAANALAHAGAAVAPGVTTDELDRIAHDYMIDHGAYPSTLGYKGFPKSCCTSLNEIICHGIPDSTVISDGDIVNIDVTAYIDGVHGDTNATFLAGDVSTEAADLVERTRTATERAIKAVKPGRELNVIGRVIEAYANRFGYNVVRDFTGHGIGETFHNGLVILHYDQPDVDTVIEPGMVFTIEPMINLGGLGYEIWDDGWTVATTDKKWTAQFEHTLVVTENGAEILTLPDE; encoded by the coding sequence ATGACTGTTCGCGCTGCCCTGCGGCCTGGCACCGTGTCGCCGACCCGACCGGTTCCCGACTCGATCGAGCGTCCCGAATACGCATGGAAACCCACGGCGAACGAGGGAAACGAACCGTGGGTGCAGTCCGCGGAGACCATCGAGAAGATGCGACTGGCGAGCAAGATCGCCGCCAACGCACTTGCGCACGCGGGCGCCGCGGTGGCTCCCGGTGTGACCACCGACGAGTTGGACCGGATCGCCCACGACTACATGATCGACCACGGCGCCTACCCGTCGACGTTGGGTTACAAGGGTTTTCCCAAATCGTGCTGCACCTCGCTCAACGAGATCATCTGTCATGGGATCCCGGATTCGACGGTGATCTCCGACGGTGACATCGTCAACATCGACGTGACCGCCTACATCGACGGCGTGCACGGCGACACCAACGCGACCTTCCTCGCCGGTGACGTCTCCACCGAGGCGGCCGACCTCGTCGAGCGCACGCGCACCGCCACCGAGCGCGCGATCAAGGCGGTGAAGCCCGGGCGCGAGCTGAACGTGATCGGGCGGGTCATCGAGGCGTACGCGAACCGCTTCGGATACAACGTGGTGCGCGACTTCACCGGACACGGCATCGGCGAGACGTTTCACAACGGGCTGGTGATCCTCCATTACGACCAGCCCGACGTCGATACCGTCATCGAGCCGGGCATGGTGTTCACGATCGAGCCGATGATCAATCTCGGCGGTCTCGGCTACGAGATCTGGGATGACGGCTGGACGGTCGCGACCACGGACAAGAAGTGGACCGCCCAGTTCGAGCACACGCTTGTGGTGACGGAGAACGGCGCGGAGATCCTCACTCTGCCCGACGAGTGA
- a CDS encoding ABC transporter substrate-binding protein — MLRPLLVVVVLLLAGSSTTACFVEPIEQTPGSESVDPTAHLRNGPQTAELPERDVRPVADDPTPSLPTTVNSVRYGEVTVRDTGRIIAVDINGTLGSIVFSLGLGSRVVGRDTSTAFPAAARLPVVTNRGHSLDAEAVLALDPSVLLVDENTVPAAAVDQIRDSGVTVVAFPGTRSLRSNDALIRSVAGALGVPRPGEQLVSRTDAEVAAAQRRVPSPSGDPTMAFVYIRGRNLILLAGPGSGADDLITSLGGRDAGAEADLTGAFTAISAEAMIKADPNVIMVMTQGADTVGGLDGVLSLPGIAETDAGRNGRVVQMDETKILAFGPDVGEVIGSLAGAIYT, encoded by the coding sequence ATGCTGCGGCCGCTCCTCGTCGTGGTCGTGCTGCTGCTGGCGGGTTCGTCGACCACGGCATGCTTCGTCGAACCGATCGAGCAGACGCCAGGGTCCGAATCCGTCGACCCCACGGCACACCTGCGCAATGGGCCCCAGACCGCCGAACTGCCCGAACGCGACGTGCGCCCCGTCGCCGACGATCCCACGCCGTCGCTGCCGACCACGGTGAACTCCGTCCGCTACGGCGAGGTCACCGTTCGCGACACCGGCCGCATCATCGCCGTCGACATCAACGGAACCCTCGGCAGCATCGTCTTCTCACTGGGTCTGGGCTCGCGTGTCGTCGGGCGGGACACGTCGACGGCGTTCCCCGCGGCCGCACGGCTGCCGGTGGTCACCAATCGTGGCCACAGTCTCGACGCAGAGGCGGTACTGGCGCTCGACCCCAGTGTGCTGCTCGTCGACGAGAACACCGTCCCCGCCGCGGCCGTCGATCAGATCCGCGATTCGGGTGTCACCGTCGTGGCGTTCCCAGGGACCCGCAGTCTCCGGTCCAACGACGCGCTGATCCGCTCGGTCGCGGGTGCGCTCGGAGTCCCCCGCCCGGGCGAGCAACTCGTCTCGCGGACCGACGCCGAGGTCGCCGCGGCCCAGCGCCGGGTCCCCTCACCGTCGGGTGACCCGACCATGGCCTTCGTCTACATCCGGGGTCGCAACCTGATCCTGCTGGCCGGACCCGGCTCCGGTGCCGACGACCTCATCACCAGCCTGGGCGGCCGAGACGCCGGGGCCGAGGCCGATCTCACCGGAGCCTTCACGGCGATCAGCGCCGAGGCGATGATCAAGGCCGATCCCAACGTGATCATGGTGATGACCCAGGGCGCCGACACGGTCGGCGGCCTCGACGGCGTGCTGAGCCTGCCGGGGATCGCCGAGACCGACGCAGGCCGTAACGGACGGGTGGTCCAGATGGACGAGACGAAGATCCTCGCCTTCGGCCCCGACGTCGGCGAGGTGATCGGCTCCCTCGCCGGGGCGATCTACACATGA
- a CDS encoding iron ABC transporter permease: MSAPTTPRKPPATTRDRRTRHRTRNITVVSVMVIATAALIVVSAGVGKVAVPPIEVLGSLAHHFHLDIGPLPSHPNGEGALWNVRFPRIVLGLLVGAALGAGGCLLQGVLANPLAEPGIIGVSSGAAVGACLMIVLGGGMTNDWALAGAAFVFGLFTAAAVYLLSLRDGSTSAIMLVLTGIAVNAFALGIIAYLTFVASTAAREQIVFWQLGSLAGATWDEVWVSAPLIVAAIAAALVLVHKLDLLALGEIQAASLGVNVEVVRRQVIVLVSILTAAAVAFSGIIMFVGLVVPHVMRLIVGPRHAILLPTSVVGGALVITAADLAARTMLGDADLPLGMFTSLIGGPVFFILLRRSRHAGAGW, encoded by the coding sequence ATGAGTGCCCCGACCACGCCGCGGAAGCCCCCGGCCACGACGCGCGACCGCCGCACCCGACATCGCACCCGCAACATCACCGTCGTCTCGGTCATGGTGATCGCGACCGCGGCACTGATCGTCGTCTCGGCAGGTGTCGGCAAGGTGGCGGTCCCGCCGATCGAGGTGCTCGGCAGCCTCGCCCATCACTTCCATCTGGACATCGGACCGCTTCCCTCCCATCCCAACGGCGAAGGGGCCCTGTGGAACGTACGATTCCCGCGCATCGTTCTGGGCCTGCTCGTGGGTGCGGCTCTCGGCGCCGGCGGCTGCCTGCTCCAGGGCGTACTGGCGAATCCGCTGGCCGAGCCGGGCATCATCGGGGTGTCGTCGGGAGCCGCCGTCGGCGCGTGTCTGATGATCGTGCTCGGCGGCGGGATGACCAACGACTGGGCGTTGGCGGGTGCGGCCTTCGTGTTCGGCCTGTTCACCGCCGCGGCCGTCTATCTGTTGTCGCTACGGGACGGCTCGACGTCGGCGATCATGCTGGTGCTGACGGGAATCGCGGTCAACGCGTTCGCCCTGGGCATCATCGCCTACCTCACCTTCGTCGCCTCCACCGCCGCACGCGAGCAGATCGTGTTCTGGCAGCTGGGGTCGCTCGCCGGGGCCACCTGGGACGAGGTCTGGGTGTCCGCACCACTCATCGTCGCCGCGATCGCGGCGGCGCTGGTCCTGGTCCACAAACTCGACCTGCTCGCGCTGGGCGAGATACAGGCGGCCTCCCTCGGCGTCAACGTGGAAGTCGTCCGGCGACAGGTCATCGTGCTGGTGTCCATCCTGACCGCGGCCGCGGTGGCCTTCTCCGGGATCATCATGTTCGTCGGCCTCGTCGTACCGCACGTGATGCGGCTGATCGTCGGTCCGCGACATGCGATCCTGCTGCCGACCAGCGTGGTGGGCGGCGCGCTCGTCATCACCGCAGCGGACCTGGCGGCGCGCACCATGCTCGGTGACGCCGACCTCCCGCTCGGCATGTTCACCTCCCTGATCGGCGGGCCGGTCTTCTTCATCCTGCTGCGACGCAGCAGGCACGCCGGGGCGGGGTGGTGA
- a CDS encoding heme ABC transporter ATP-binding protein, with protein sequence MAEATDGVIAENITVTLGGRHVVEDVSLRVDPGSLLALVGPNGCGKSTLLSVLAGLRRPDRGTVRIGDRLVSKASSTELARLRSFVTQHNRTDTPFTVVEVVEMGRFPWLRTPHAAESPEIIDDALRACDLGDITDRPFTQLSGGQQARVSIARALAQRTPVMLLDEPTAALDIHHQESVLDILRAARDDGGAVLLVVHDLSLAAAYADRVALMKDGRLLATGPTRDVMTARLLSETYDHPVEIWDHPASGQPIVVPRRT encoded by the coding sequence GTGGCGGAAGCGACCGACGGCGTGATCGCCGAGAACATCACCGTGACCCTCGGCGGCCGTCACGTGGTGGAGGATGTGTCGCTGCGCGTCGACCCTGGTTCTCTCCTCGCGCTCGTGGGGCCCAACGGGTGCGGCAAATCCACATTGCTGTCGGTCCTCGCGGGACTACGCCGTCCGGATCGCGGCACGGTCCGGATCGGCGATCGGCTGGTCTCCAAGGCGTCCTCGACCGAACTGGCCCGGCTGCGATCCTTTGTGACGCAACACAATCGCACCGACACCCCGTTCACGGTCGTCGAAGTGGTCGAGATGGGCCGGTTTCCCTGGCTGCGCACTCCGCACGCCGCCGAGTCGCCCGAGATCATCGACGACGCGCTGCGCGCATGCGATCTGGGAGACATCACCGACCGCCCGTTCACGCAGCTCTCCGGTGGCCAGCAGGCCCGCGTGTCGATCGCCCGGGCACTCGCCCAGCGCACGCCCGTCATGCTGCTCGACGAACCGACCGCCGCCCTCGACATCCACCATCAGGAATCGGTGCTCGACATCCTGCGGGCCGCCCGCGACGACGGGGGCGCCGTTCTGCTGGTGGTGCATGATCTCTCGCTGGCGGCCGCCTACGCCGACCGGGTCGCACTGATGAAGGACGGCCGCCTGCTCGCCACCGGCCCGACTCGCGATGTGATGACGGCCCGGTTGCTGTCCGAGACCTACGATCATCCGGTCGAGATCTGGGATCACCCGGCGTCGGGCCAACCGATCGTGGTGCCCCGCCGGACCTGA
- a CDS encoding penicillin-binding transpeptidase domain-containing protein, with amino-acid sequence MWQMRRRVISVTCVSVSALVVLGVAGCSTADDGPRQAVERFLTAYGAHDTAAAAQLTDDEQQARTDLEAAWKGISAEKLTFSTGRAQVSGDTADIDVTYRWELPGGREWSYPGRIAMIRSDAGWGVRWMSTDIHPDLGANQRLSLRTTAAPRATVNESDGSEVMVNGTVVGINFDAQAAAAGGSVADSVTQLVSVLKPLDPSLSAQKIAEESTAGGGAYPITRLSQRDFDRLRDRLAIPGVEHNEQAELVPKNPDFAPALLTDVKKVVDSEVDGRAGWRVVTVNPNGLDADVLADHAARPAPAVSLSLSRQVQTAAQRAVDATNRFQVAMVVIQPSTGHILAVAQNKSADRDGPIATAGLYPPGSTFKMVTAAAAISRNLAHPGTMVPCPGEIEIGPRRIPNYDRFSLGTVPMLQAFASSCNTTFAKLASEMGPSDLAHTAASMGIGQHYDIAGLTAVSGSVPIAPELVARTEDGFGQGKVLVSPLGLALVAATVAHNGKAPVPQLILGKPTKVEGPQPSLDPSVVSELRPMMRAVVQQGTGTVIAGQGDILGKTGEAEFAGGSHAWFAGYRGDLAFATLVVRGGDSNNAVAVTRDMFASLPPGYAATARS; translated from the coding sequence ATGTGGCAGATGAGACGGCGTGTGATCAGCGTGACCTGTGTGTCGGTGAGTGCTCTCGTTGTCCTCGGTGTGGCCGGTTGCTCCACGGCCGACGACGGGCCCCGGCAGGCCGTCGAGCGGTTCCTGACTGCGTATGGTGCCCACGACACCGCTGCCGCCGCGCAGCTCACCGACGATGAACAACAGGCGCGTACCGATCTCGAAGCCGCCTGGAAGGGCATCTCGGCCGAGAAGCTGACTTTCAGTACGGGCAGGGCGCAGGTCTCCGGCGACACCGCGGACATCGACGTCACCTACCGCTGGGAGCTGCCGGGCGGGCGTGAATGGAGTTATCCGGGGCGCATCGCGATGATCCGGTCCGACGCCGGGTGGGGAGTGCGGTGGATGTCGACCGACATCCACCCCGACCTCGGTGCCAACCAACGGCTTTCGCTGCGGACCACGGCTGCGCCACGAGCGACCGTGAACGAGTCCGACGGGTCGGAGGTGATGGTCAACGGCACCGTCGTCGGCATCAACTTCGATGCGCAGGCCGCTGCGGCCGGCGGCTCTGTGGCGGATTCGGTGACCCAGCTCGTGTCGGTGCTCAAACCACTCGATCCGTCGCTGTCGGCGCAGAAGATCGCCGAGGAATCCACCGCGGGTGGTGGGGCATATCCCATCACCCGGCTGTCTCAGCGTGATTTCGATCGGCTCCGCGACCGGTTGGCGATCCCGGGGGTCGAACACAATGAACAGGCCGAGTTGGTGCCGAAGAACCCGGATTTCGCGCCCGCCCTGCTCACCGATGTCAAAAAGGTGGTCGACAGCGAGGTCGACGGGCGGGCCGGTTGGCGGGTGGTCACGGTCAACCCGAACGGACTCGATGCCGACGTGCTCGCCGACCACGCGGCGAGGCCGGCGCCTGCAGTCTCGCTGAGCCTGTCCCGGCAAGTGCAGACGGCAGCGCAGCGTGCGGTCGATGCCACCAACCGCTTCCAGGTGGCGATGGTGGTGATCCAGCCGTCGACCGGGCACATCCTCGCCGTCGCGCAGAACAAGTCGGCCGATCGCGACGGACCGATCGCAACCGCGGGGCTCTATCCGCCCGGCTCGACGTTCAAGATGGTCACGGCAGCCGCGGCCATCAGCCGGAATCTCGCTCATCCGGGCACCATGGTGCCGTGCCCGGGCGAGATCGAGATCGGGCCACGTCGTATCCCCAACTACGACCGGTTCTCGCTGGGGACCGTGCCGATGTTGCAGGCCTTCGCCAGTTCCTGCAACACGACGTTCGCCAAGCTGGCCAGCGAGATGGGGCCATCGGATCTGGCGCACACGGCCGCGTCGATGGGAATCGGTCAGCACTACGACATCGCCGGACTCACCGCTGTCTCCGGGTCGGTGCCGATCGCCCCGGAGTTGGTGGCGCGCACCGAGGACGGCTTCGGGCAGGGCAAGGTCCTTGTCAGCCCGCTCGGCCTCGCGCTGGTGGCGGCGACCGTGGCGCACAACGGCAAGGCTCCGGTACCGCAACTGATCCTCGGTAAGCCGACAAAGGTCGAGGGGCCGCAACCGTCGCTGGACCCTTCGGTGGTGTCGGAGCTGCGACCGATGATGCGGGCTGTCGTCCAACAGGGCACCGGCACCGTGATCGCCGGCCAGGGTGACATCCTGGGCAAGACCGGTGAGGCGGAGTTCGCCGGCGGGTCACATGCGTGGTTCGCCGGTTACCGAGGCGACCTCGCGTTCGCGACGCTGGTGGTGCGGGGCGGCGATTCCAACAACGCGGTCGCCGTCACCCGGGACATGTTCGCCTCGTTGCCGCCCGGATACGCCGCCACCGCCCGGTCGTGA
- a CDS encoding GNAT family N-acetyltransferase, with translation MLKLLGDRPLGARDAPVVERAMAADPVAMCMVAARFETHGINPRLLGGELWTIGDPTTSLCFSGANLIPLAGSTHDMEAFADRAASAPRICSSIVGRAELVLPFWDRVQPCWGPAREVRDDQPLMALTDTPVVAPDPLVRLVTLDDLDVYLPAAVDMFIGEVGVDPCAGDGGRSYRRRLASLVSAQRVFARFDRGEVVFKAEIGSLSRRVGQIQGVWVAPHRRGEGLGAAGTAAVAAAIISYGRTPSLYVNSFNLPAREVYRQVGFSEVGTFATVLVD, from the coding sequence GTGCTGAAGCTACTGGGTGACCGCCCCCTCGGCGCTCGTGATGCGCCGGTGGTCGAGCGCGCCATGGCGGCAGACCCGGTGGCGATGTGCATGGTGGCGGCTCGCTTCGAGACACACGGCATCAATCCTCGGCTGCTCGGTGGAGAGCTCTGGACCATCGGTGACCCGACGACGTCGCTGTGCTTCTCCGGGGCCAACCTGATCCCACTCGCCGGCTCCACCCATGACATGGAGGCTTTTGCCGACCGCGCGGCATCGGCGCCGCGCATCTGCTCCTCGATCGTCGGCCGGGCGGAGCTGGTGCTGCCGTTTTGGGATCGCGTACAGCCGTGCTGGGGCCCTGCCCGTGAGGTGCGCGACGATCAGCCGCTGATGGCGCTCACCGACACGCCCGTCGTCGCGCCGGATCCGCTGGTGCGGCTGGTGACGCTCGACGATCTCGACGTCTATCTCCCGGCCGCCGTCGACATGTTCATCGGTGAGGTCGGCGTCGACCCGTGTGCCGGTGACGGCGGCCGCTCGTACCGCAGGCGGCTGGCGTCACTGGTCAGCGCCCAGCGCGTATTCGCCCGTTTCGACCGCGGCGAGGTCGTGTTCAAGGCCGAGATCGGTTCGCTCTCAAGGAGAGTGGGACAGATTCAAGGCGTTTGGGTTGCTCCGCACCGGCGCGGTGAGGGGCTGGGGGCCGCCGGGACCGCGGCGGTCGCGGCGGCGATCATCTCGTATGGCCGCACGCCGAGCCTGTACGTCAACAGCTTCAATCTCCCCGCGCGCGAGGTCTACCGGCAGGTCGGGTTCAGTGAGGTGGGGACCTTCGCGACCGTTCTGGTCGACTGA
- the ispG gene encoding flavodoxin-dependent (E)-4-hydroxy-3-methylbut-2-enyl-diphosphate synthase, whose product MNTPATPGDALAVGLGMPAGPPPVLAPRRRTRQIQVGQVGVGSDHPISVQSMTTTKTHDINATLQQIAELTASGCDIVRVACPRPEDAEALPVIAKKSKIPVIADIHFQPKYIFAAIDAGCAAVRVNPGNIKEFDGRVKEVAHAAKDAGIPIRIGVNAGSLDPRLLKKYGKATPEALVESALWEAGLFEEHGFGDIKISVKHNDPVVMVEAYRQLAAQCDYPLHLGVTEAGPAFQGTIKSAVAFGALLSEGIGDTIRVSLSAPPAEEVKVGDQILQSLNLRPRKLEIVSCPSCGRAQVDVYKLADAVTAGLEGMEVPLRVAVMGCVVNGPGEAREADLGVASGNGKGQIFVKGEVIKTVPEAEIVETLIEEALRIAGESGDTDGDREVGSPVVTVS is encoded by the coding sequence ATGAACACCCCAGCAACTCCCGGAGACGCGCTCGCGGTCGGGCTCGGTATGCCCGCCGGCCCGCCGCCCGTGTTGGCGCCCCGGCGCAGGACACGTCAGATCCAGGTCGGTCAGGTCGGCGTGGGGAGCGACCACCCGATCTCGGTGCAGTCGATGACCACCACCAAGACCCACGACATCAACGCGACGCTGCAGCAGATCGCCGAGCTGACCGCGTCGGGTTGTGACATCGTGCGAGTGGCCTGCCCGCGTCCCGAGGACGCCGAGGCGTTGCCGGTGATCGCCAAGAAGAGCAAGATCCCGGTGATCGCCGACATCCACTTCCAGCCGAAATACATCTTCGCGGCCATCGACGCGGGATGTGCGGCCGTCCGCGTCAACCCCGGCAACATCAAGGAGTTCGACGGTCGGGTGAAGGAGGTCGCGCATGCCGCGAAGGACGCCGGGATCCCGATCCGGATCGGCGTCAACGCCGGCTCCCTCGATCCCCGCCTGCTGAAGAAGTACGGCAAGGCCACCCCGGAGGCCCTCGTCGAGTCGGCGCTCTGGGAGGCCGGACTGTTCGAGGAACACGGCTTCGGTGACATCAAGATCTCCGTGAAGCACAACGACCCGGTGGTCATGGTCGAGGCGTACCGGCAACTGGCCGCGCAGTGCGACTATCCGCTGCATCTCGGGGTCACCGAGGCCGGACCCGCCTTCCAGGGCACCATCAAGTCCGCGGTGGCGTTCGGTGCGCTGCTCTCCGAAGGCATCGGCGACACCATCCGCGTCTCGCTGTCGGCGCCGCCGGCCGAGGAGGTCAAGGTCGGCGATCAGATCCTGCAGTCGCTCAACCTGCGGCCACGCAAACTCGAGATCGTCTCGTGCCCGTCGTGCGGGCGCGCCCAAGTCGACGTCTACAAGCTCGCAGACGCGGTCACCGCGGGTCTCGAGGGCATGGAGGTCCCGCTGCGGGTCGCCGTGATGGGTTGTGTCGTCAACGGTCCCGGGGAGGCCCGCGAGGCCGATCTCGGTGTCGCGTCAGGCAACGGCAAGGGACAGATCTTCGTCAAGGGCGAGGTCATCAAGACCGTGCCCGAGGCCGAGATCGTCGAGACCTTGATCGAAGAAGCGCTGCGGATCGCAGGCGAGTCGGGTGACACTGATGGGGACAGGGAAGTGGGTTCCCCGGTCGTCACGGTCAGCTGA